From Streptomyces sp. TLI_053, a single genomic window includes:
- a CDS encoding NUDIX hydrolase has protein sequence MDDRSTAGVADVAEEWEIRGSTTPFQGRVTGVRTEEVLMPDGSWARRDYQTHPGSVSVLALDDRQRVLILRQYRHPVRQRLWELPAGLLDVPGENPLHAAQRELYEEAHCKAGEWRVLVDFYTSPGGTDEALRLFLATDLSEAEGERYEAHGEELELESARVPVEELVRLIHAGELHNPTLITGTLALYAALHGPGGLDALRPADSPWPARPFI, from the coding sequence ATGGACGACCGCAGCACCGCCGGAGTCGCCGACGTGGCGGAGGAGTGGGAGATCCGGGGGAGCACCACCCCGTTCCAGGGCCGGGTCACCGGGGTGCGCACCGAGGAGGTCCTGATGCCCGACGGCAGCTGGGCCCGCCGGGACTACCAGACCCACCCCGGATCGGTCTCCGTGCTCGCCCTGGACGACCGGCAGCGGGTGCTGATCCTGCGCCAGTACCGGCACCCCGTCCGCCAGCGCCTCTGGGAGCTGCCCGCCGGACTGCTCGACGTTCCCGGCGAGAACCCGCTGCACGCCGCCCAGCGCGAGCTGTACGAGGAGGCGCACTGCAAGGCCGGCGAGTGGCGGGTGCTGGTCGACTTCTACACCTCGCCCGGCGGCACCGACGAGGCACTGCGGCTCTTCCTCGCCACCGACCTCTCCGAGGCGGAGGGGGAGCGGTACGAGGCGCACGGGGAGGAACTGGAGCTGGAATCCGCCCGGGTGCCGGTCGAGGAGCTGGTGCGGCTGATCCACGCCGGCGAGCTGCACAACCCGACCCTGATCACCGGGACGCTGGCGCTGTACGCGGCCCTGCACGGGCCCGGCGGGCTGGACGCGCTGCGGCCGGCGGACTCGCCGTGGCCCGCGAGGCCGTTTATCTAG
- a CDS encoding CTP synthase yields MAQPHSGKASNGRAVTTKHLFVTGGVASSLGKGLTASSLGALLKARGLRVTMQKLDPYLNVDPGTMNPFQHGEVFVTDDGAETDLDIGHYERFLDTNLHGSANVTTGQVYSTVIAKERRGEYLGDTVQVIPHITNEIKSRIRRMATEDVDVVITEVGGTVGDIESLPFLEAVRQVRHEVGRDNVFFVHVSLLPYIGPSGELKTKPTQHSVAALRNIGIQPDAIVLRADREVPQAIKRKISLMCDVDEEAVVAAIDAKSIYDIPKVLHGEGLDAYVVRRLDLPFRDVDWTTWDDLLRRVHEPQHIVKVALVGKYIDLPDAYLSVTEALRAGGFANNARVEIKWVTSDDCETPEGAREQLGDVDAICIPGGFGDRGVNGKVGAITFARENKVPLLGLCLGLQCVVIEAARNLAGLPEANSTEFDAAAKHPVVSTMAEQLAIVDGKGDLGGTMRLGLYPAKLAEGSIVREVYAGEQYVEERHRHRYEVNNAYRADLEKTGLQFSGLSPKGDLVEYVEYPREVHPYLVATQAHPELKSRPTRPHPLFAGLVKAAIEIKTAPADAQ; encoded by the coding sequence TTGGCACAGCCCCATTCCGGCAAGGCATCGAACGGCCGCGCCGTGACGACCAAGCACCTCTTCGTCACCGGGGGTGTCGCCTCGTCGCTCGGCAAGGGCCTCACCGCCTCCAGCCTCGGTGCCCTGCTCAAGGCCCGCGGCCTGCGCGTGACGATGCAGAAGCTCGACCCGTACCTGAACGTGGACCCGGGCACCATGAACCCGTTCCAGCACGGTGAGGTCTTCGTCACCGACGACGGCGCCGAGACCGACCTCGACATCGGCCACTACGAGCGGTTCCTCGACACCAACCTGCACGGCTCGGCGAACGTCACCACCGGCCAGGTGTACTCGACCGTCATCGCCAAGGAGCGCCGCGGCGAGTACCTGGGCGACACCGTCCAGGTCATCCCGCACATCACCAACGAGATCAAGTCCCGGATCCGCCGGATGGCGACCGAGGACGTGGACGTGGTGATCACCGAGGTCGGCGGCACCGTCGGCGACATCGAGTCGCTGCCGTTCCTGGAGGCCGTCCGCCAGGTCCGCCACGAGGTCGGCCGGGACAACGTGTTCTTCGTGCACGTCTCCCTGCTCCCCTACATCGGCCCCTCGGGCGAGCTGAAGACCAAGCCCACCCAGCACTCCGTCGCCGCGCTGCGCAACATCGGCATCCAGCCCGACGCCATCGTGCTGCGCGCCGACCGCGAGGTCCCGCAGGCCATCAAGCGCAAGATCTCGCTGATGTGCGACGTGGACGAGGAGGCCGTGGTCGCGGCCATCGACGCCAAGTCGATCTACGACATCCCCAAGGTGCTGCACGGCGAGGGCCTGGACGCCTACGTCGTCCGCCGCCTGGACCTGCCGTTCCGCGACGTGGACTGGACCACCTGGGACGACCTGCTGCGCCGCGTCCACGAGCCGCAGCACATCGTCAAGGTCGCCCTGGTCGGCAAGTACATCGACCTGCCGGACGCCTACCTGTCGGTGACCGAGGCGCTGCGCGCCGGCGGTTTCGCCAACAACGCCCGGGTCGAGATCAAGTGGGTCACCTCGGACGACTGCGAGACCCCCGAGGGCGCCCGCGAGCAGCTCGGCGACGTGGACGCGATCTGCATCCCCGGCGGCTTCGGCGACCGCGGCGTCAACGGCAAGGTCGGTGCGATCACCTTCGCCCGCGAGAACAAGGTGCCGCTGCTCGGCCTCTGCCTGGGCCTGCAGTGCGTCGTCATCGAGGCCGCCCGCAACCTGGCCGGCCTGCCCGAGGCCAACTCGACCGAGTTCGACGCCGCCGCCAAGCACCCGGTCGTCTCCACCATGGCCGAGCAGCTGGCCATCGTCGACGGCAAGGGCGACCTGGGCGGCACCATGCGTCTGGGCCTCTACCCGGCCAAGCTCGCCGAGGGCTCGATCGTCCGCGAGGTCTACGCCGGCGAGCAGTACGTCGAGGAGCGCCACCGCCACCGCTACGAGGTCAACAACGCCTACCGCGCGGACCTGGAGAAGACCGGCCTGCAGTTCTCCGGCCTCTCCCCGAAGGGCGACCTGGTCGAGTACGTCGAGTACCCGCGCGAGGTGCACCCCTACCTGGTGGCCACCCAGGCCCACCCGGAGCTGAAGTCCCGGCCGACCCGCCCGCACCCGCTGTTCGCGGGTCTGGTCAAGGCCGCGATCGAGATCAAGACGGCCCCGGCCGACGCCCAGTAG
- a CDS encoding glycoside hydrolase family 15 protein, which yields MAGRIEDYALIGDMQTAALVSRDGAVDWLCLPRFDSPAVFAGLLGTDEHGFWRIGPAEAVATALPHPATAPAAEPAVPPAARPRIADTGDLRVPPPTAAAPAVPADRRRYRGDSLILEQEWDAQGGTVRVIDFMPPRPLAGKDAVPQVIRIVEGVAGTVRMRSALRMRFSYGRVVPWVHRVEQPDGGHRTVAVAGPDSVWLDGEADTYGRNLTTYADFTVRAGERIAFALTWQASHLEQPTPPDAEALLEATADFWHEWVGQCTYQGPYREAVVRSLITLKGLTYAPTGGIVAAPTTSLPEDIGGERNWDYRYTWLRDAAITLSSLLRTGYRDEAKAWREWLLRAVAGDPENLQIMYGIAGERELTESSLDWLPGYEGSQPVRVGNGAAGQLQLDVYGEVVEALHLAHMTGLVRNDHAHHLQLRLIEYLEDHWTEPDEGIWEVRGPRRHFVHSKVMAWVAVDRTIKLLEQTPEDAPAGGQLERWRELRDTIHRDVCERGYDPGRNTFTQYYGGKELDASLLLIPQVGFLPPDDKRVIGTIEAIQRELSTEDGFVLRYPTHDESGNNVDGLSGHEGAFLACSFWLADDLAMIGRVQEARELFDRLLSLRNDLGLLAEEWDPRLKRQVGNFPQAFSHVPLIDTALRLTACGGAYLSAQPDGPAADRAGEQATV from the coding sequence GTGGCCGGCCGTATCGAGGACTACGCACTCATCGGGGACATGCAGACCGCCGCCCTCGTCAGCAGGGACGGAGCGGTGGACTGGCTCTGCCTGCCCCGGTTCGACTCACCGGCGGTGTTCGCCGGCCTGCTCGGCACCGACGAACACGGCTTCTGGCGGATCGGCCCCGCCGAGGCGGTGGCCACCGCACTGCCGCACCCGGCCACCGCGCCCGCCGCCGAACCGGCCGTCCCACCGGCCGCCCGGCCGCGGATCGCCGACACCGGCGACCTGAGGGTCCCGCCGCCCACCGCGGCCGCCCCCGCCGTGCCCGCCGACCGCCGCCGCTACCGGGGCGACTCGCTGATCCTGGAACAGGAGTGGGACGCCCAGGGCGGCACCGTCCGGGTCATCGACTTCATGCCGCCCCGCCCGCTGGCCGGGAAGGACGCCGTGCCGCAGGTGATCCGGATCGTCGAGGGCGTGGCCGGCACCGTGCGGATGCGCTCCGCACTGCGGATGCGCTTCAGCTACGGCCGGGTCGTGCCCTGGGTGCACCGGGTGGAGCAGCCCGACGGCGGCCACCGCACCGTCGCCGTGGCCGGGCCGGACTCGGTCTGGCTGGACGGCGAGGCCGACACCTACGGGCGCAACCTCACCACCTACGCCGACTTCACCGTCCGGGCCGGCGAGCGGATCGCCTTCGCGCTCACCTGGCAGGCCTCCCACCTCGAGCAGCCGACCCCGCCGGACGCCGAGGCACTGCTCGAGGCCACCGCCGACTTCTGGCACGAGTGGGTCGGCCAGTGCACCTACCAGGGGCCCTACCGGGAGGCCGTGGTCCGCTCGCTGATCACCCTCAAGGGCCTCACCTACGCCCCCACCGGCGGGATCGTGGCCGCCCCCACCACGTCGCTGCCCGAGGACATCGGCGGCGAGCGCAACTGGGACTACCGCTACACCTGGCTCAGGGACGCCGCGATCACCCTCTCCTCGCTGCTCCGCACCGGCTACCGCGACGAGGCCAAGGCCTGGCGCGAGTGGCTGCTGCGCGCCGTCGCGGGGGACCCGGAGAACCTCCAGATCATGTACGGCATCGCCGGCGAGCGCGAGCTCACCGAGTCCTCGCTGGACTGGCTGCCCGGCTACGAGGGCTCGCAGCCGGTGCGGGTCGGCAACGGCGCGGCCGGCCAGCTCCAGCTGGACGTCTACGGCGAGGTCGTCGAGGCGCTGCACCTGGCCCACATGACCGGCCTGGTCCGCAACGACCACGCGCACCACCTCCAGCTGCGGCTGATCGAGTACCTGGAGGACCACTGGACCGAGCCGGACGAGGGCATCTGGGAGGTGCGCGGACCGCGCCGGCACTTCGTCCACTCCAAGGTGATGGCCTGGGTGGCGGTGGACCGCACCATCAAGCTGCTGGAGCAGACCCCCGAGGACGCCCCGGCCGGCGGCCAGCTGGAGCGCTGGCGGGAGCTGCGCGACACCATCCACCGGGACGTCTGCGAGCGGGGCTACGACCCCGGCCGCAACACCTTCACCCAGTACTACGGCGGCAAGGAGCTGGACGCCTCGCTGCTGCTCATCCCGCAGGTCGGCTTCCTGCCGCCGGACGACAAGCGGGTGATCGGCACCATCGAGGCGATCCAGCGCGAACTGTCCACCGAGGACGGCTTCGTGCTCCGCTACCCGACCCACGACGAGTCCGGCAACAACGTCGACGGCCTCTCCGGCCACGAGGGCGCCTTCCTGGCCTGCTCGTTCTGGCTGGCCGACGACCTCGCCATGATCGGCCGGGTGCAGGAGGCGCGGGAGCTGTTCGACCGGCTGCTGTCGCTGCGCAACGACCTCGGGCTGCTCGCCGAGGAGTGGGACCCGCGGCTCAAGCGCCAGGTGGGCAACTTCCCGCAGGCCTTCAGCCACGTCCCGCTGATCGACACCGCGCTGCGGCTCACCGCCTGCGGCGGCGCCTACCTGTCGGCCCAGCCGGACGGCCCGGCCGCCGACCGGGCCGGCGAGCAGGCCACCGTCTGA
- a CDS encoding glycosyltransferase family 4 protein, with amino-acid sequence MRDDVDHSAARAAAATPEPGQLHVVLVLAASSGGIGAHVRSLAQGLVAHGVTVTVCAPAGADALFGFSRTGARFHLVDITPTAGARSDATAIGELRRAFTGADVVHAHGLRAGLLSDLALRTAGRFPGLRPETPLVVTSHHALDATGMERRLQRLMERRVARAADLVLGASSDLVARARELGATDARLGPVAAPPMPEARLPRDGARAALLDGGADRPLVLAVGRLVPQKAFGLLLDAARDLAALTPEPLLLLAGDGPEAAGLRERVAAEKLPVRLLGYRTDVSDLLAAADLLVLSSRWEARSLVVQEAMRAGVPVVATAVGGIPELVGDAAVLVPPGDAAALGRAVRELLADPERRRRLVAAGRQQAETWPDEAATVAQVLSTYDELVQRDA; translated from the coding sequence ACGTGGACCATTCCGCCGCCCGGGCAGCCGCGGCCACCCCCGAACCGGGGCAGCTGCACGTGGTGCTCGTCCTGGCCGCCAGTAGCGGCGGCATCGGTGCGCACGTGCGCTCCTTGGCGCAGGGCCTGGTCGCACACGGAGTGACCGTCACGGTGTGCGCCCCCGCCGGCGCGGACGCGCTGTTCGGTTTCTCGCGCACCGGTGCGCGGTTCCACCTGGTCGACATCACCCCCACCGCGGGCGCCCGCAGCGACGCCACCGCGATCGGCGAGCTGCGCCGGGCCTTCACCGGCGCCGACGTGGTGCACGCCCACGGCCTGCGCGCGGGGCTGCTGTCCGACCTGGCGCTGCGCACCGCCGGCCGCTTCCCGGGCCTGCGCCCGGAGACGCCGCTGGTGGTCACCTCGCACCACGCGCTGGACGCCACCGGCATGGAGCGCCGCCTCCAGCGGCTGATGGAGCGCCGGGTGGCCCGCGCCGCCGACCTCGTCCTCGGCGCCTCCTCCGACCTGGTGGCCCGCGCCCGCGAACTCGGCGCCACCGACGCCCGGCTGGGCCCGGTCGCGGCCCCGCCGATGCCCGAGGCGCGGCTGCCCCGGGACGGCGCCAGGGCGGCGCTGCTGGACGGCGGCGCGGACCGCCCGCTGGTCCTCGCGGTGGGCCGGCTCGTCCCGCAGAAGGCCTTCGGACTGCTGCTGGATGCGGCCCGCGACCTGGCCGCGCTGACGCCCGAACCACTGCTGCTGCTGGCCGGGGACGGCCCGGAGGCCGCCGGGCTGCGGGAGCGGGTGGCCGCCGAGAAGCTGCCGGTGCGGCTGCTCGGTTACCGCACCGACGTGTCCGACCTGCTGGCCGCCGCCGACCTGCTGGTGCTCTCCAGCCGCTGGGAGGCCCGCTCGCTGGTGGTGCAGGAGGCGATGCGGGCCGGTGTGCCGGTGGTCGCCACCGCCGTCGGCGGCATCCCCGAGCTGGTCGGTGACGCCGCCGTACTGGTGCCGCCCGGCGACGCGGCGGCGCTCGGCCGGGCGGTGCGGGAGCTGCTGGCCGACCCGGAGCGCCGCCGGCGCCTGGTGGCGGCCGGCCGGCAGCAGGCGGAGACCTGGCCGGACGAGGCCGCCACCGTCGCCCAGGTGCTCAGCACCTACGACGAGCTGGTGCAGCGCGACGCGTGA